Genomic DNA from Candidatus Methylomirabilota bacterium:
GGAGGCTCGATCAGCCTTGACGGGCGGAATATCACGGCGCTGCCCACCCACGAGATCAGCAAGCTCGGCATCGGCTGGGTGCCCGAGGACCGGCGCATCTTCAGCGATCTGACTGTGGAGGAGAATTTGCTGGTGGGCGCCAAGGGCGGCAGCCGCTGGGGCGCCTCGCGCGTCTACGAGTACTTCCCGAAGCTGGGTCAGCTGGCGGGCCGTCGCGGCGGCAGCCTCTCGGGCGGGGAACAGCAGATGCTGACCGTGGCGCGCACGCTCATGGGCAACCCGCGCATCCTGCTCCTCGACGAGCCTTCCGAGGGGCTGGCGCCCGTGATCGTCCAGGCGCTCGGCCAGCAGATCGCGGCGTTGAAGCGGGAGGGCTTGACCATTCTGCTTTCCGAGCAGAATCTCAAGTTCGCGGCGCGGCTGGCCGACCGGGCCTACATCATCGAGAAGGGCCAGATCCGGTGGGAGGGCGCGATGGGGCGGCTGCTCGAAGATGAGGCTGCCCGCCGCGCGTACCTGACGGTCTAGGGAGCCGACATGAAGACGCTGATCAAGAACATCGGGCTCATGGTGTCTGGAGACATCGCGAAACCCCTGCTCGACGGGGACAGCATCCTGATCGCCGACGGCAAGATCGTGGCCGTAGGGAAGGGGCTGGACGGCGACGCCGACACGGTCATAGACGCCAAGGGCAGCGCCGTCATTCCCGGCTTGATGGATTCCCACTGCCATCCGGTCTTTGGCGACTTCACGCCGCGCCAGCGGACCATGGATTTCATCGAGTCCGGGCTCAACGGCGGGCTCACCACGATGATCTCGGCGGGTGAAGTCCACCTGCCCGGGCGGCCCAAGGACATCGTGGGACTGAAGGCGCTCGCCGTCGTCGCCGCCAAGGCCTACGCGAACCTGCGCCCCGCCGGCGTCAAGGTCCACGGCGGCGCGCCGATCCTGGAGCTCGGCATGGTCGAGGAGGACTTCGCCGAGATGGCCCGGCACGGTGTCACGCTGGTGGGCGAGATCGGGCTCGGCTCGGTCAGGACCGGCAAGGACGCGGCGCCCATGGTCCGCTGGGCCAAGAGGCACGGCATGACGGTCACCATCCACACGGGCGGGCCGTCCATCGCGGGCTCGAGCCCGATCAGCGCGGAGGTCGTCCTCGAGGCCGACCCGCACGTGGTCGGCCACATCAACGGCGGCACGACCTCGATGAGCGAGCGGGAGATCGACTCGCTCGTGGCCACGCAGATGGCGCTCGAGATCGTCCACTGCGGCAACGGCAAGACGGCGCTCCATACCCTCGAGCGCGCCAAGGACGCCAAGGCGCTTCACCGCATCATCATTGGCAACGACGCGCCGTCCGGCACGGGCGTGGTGCCGCTCGGCATTCTGAGAGTCATCGCGCACCTGGCCTCGCTCGGCGGCCTGAGCCCCGAGGCGGCCATCTGCATGGCGACGGGCAATACCGCGCGTGTGTACAAGCTGCCGGTGGGCGTGATCGAGCCCGGCCGCGAGGCGGACCTGTGCATCGTTGACGCGCCGATCGGCTCCGTCGGGAAGACGGCGCTCGAGGCGCTCAAGGCCGGCGACCTCTTCGGCATCTCCATGGTGCTGATCGACGGGCAGATCAAGATCGGCCGGAGCCGCAACACGCCGCCCGCGGCCCGCGCCGCCGAGGTCGTCAAGGGACACGGACCCGCTGGAGGAGGCCACTAATGCGTATCCGGAAGCTGTTGACGGTTGTCGAGGAGATCTACGAGGACGGTGGCAAGAAGGCCGCCCGTCCCATCAAGAAGGTCGCTGCCATCGCGGTGATCGAGAACCCCTTCGCCGGGCGCTTCGTCGAGGATCTCCAGGAGCTGGTCAAGACGGGCGAGGAGCTGGGCGACCTGCTCGGCCGCCGCGCCGTCGCGGCGCTCGGCGCGCCCGTGCACTCCTATGGAAAAGCAGCGATCGTCGGCGAGCACGGCGAGTACGAGCACGCGGCGGCCATCCTCCACCCGACGCTCGGCACGCCGTTCCGCGCCGCGGTGGGGGGCGGCAAGGCCATCATCCCGTCGGCGAAGAAGCTCGGCGGGCCCGGCGCGACCATAGACGTGCCGCTCCACTTCAAGGACGCGGCCTTCGTGCGCACCCATTTCGACGCGATGGAGGTGCGGCTGGGGGACGCCCCGCGCGCCGACGAGATCCTGGTCGCCCTCGTCGTCACCGACGGCGGCAGGCCGCATCCGCGGGTCGGCGGTCTCACGGTCGCCGAAGCCAAGAAGGAGGACGGTCTCCGATGAGAGCCGCGGGAATGAAATTCGGACTGCGCATCCCGAGCTTTGCCCTCGGGCCCGAGACCGCCACGCTCGCCGAGATGGGCGCCTATCTCCGCCGCGCCGAGGACCTGGGCTTCGACTCGGCGGTCAGCATCGACCACCTCCTGATGACGCCGCCCGCCTACGCCTGCACCTGGCTCGAGCCCGTGGCGCTGCTGTCGGCGCTGGCCGGCGTCACGCGGACGATCAAGCTGGGCACCATGGTGCTGGTGCTGCCGCTCCGCAACCCCGCCTACTTCGCCAAGGAGTGGGCGACGCTCGATCTCCTCTGCGGCGGCCGCAGCATCCTCGGCGTCGGCGTCGGCTGGCACGAGGAAGAGTTCGCGCTCATGGGCATCCCGCACAAGGAGCGCGGGCGCCGCATGGACGAGATGCTGGAGCTCGTGACGGCGCTCTGGGCCGGCGACAACGTCACGTACGCGGGCAAGTACTACCAAGTGAAGAACCTGACCATCGACCCCAAGCCCGTGCAGAAGCCGCATCCGCCGATCTGGATCGGCGGCGGCACCCAGCCCTTCGAGAAAGTCTACGGCCAGACAGTGACCAATATCGATCCGGTGCTCAAGCGCATCGCGAAGTACGCCAAGACCTGGGTGCCGCACTCCTCTGCCACCGCTGACATGGTCATGGGCGACTGGAACAAGATCCAGCGCTTCATGGACGATTTCGGCAGAAAGCCCGGCGACATGACCAAGGTCTACTCCAACTTCGTCTACGTGCTGAAGAAGGGTGAGAAGCCCGAGGTCGCCGCGCCGCACTTCAAGGTCTACTCGGGCATGGACCTGCCCTACTGGAAGGAGTTCTACCTCCTGGGCGAGGCTGAGGAATTGGCGGAGAAAATCCGGGCGAAGGTCATCGCCCTCGGCGGCTGCGAGCAGATCGTACTGAACCCGCTCAACTGGGGCATGGAGCAGCTCGAGCTTCTGGCCGGCGAGGTCCTGCCGCGCGTCGCCAAGCCCTGAGGCTTCCAGGAGCCCGCGTCTGAGCGTCGCCCCGCGGCTGACGGGCAGGAGCGTCAAGCGCGTCGAAGACCCGCGCCTGCTGACCGGGCGCGGCGCCTACCTCGACGATCTCAGGATGCCGGGACTGCTCCACGCGGCCTTCGTGCGGAGCGTGCACGCGCACGCGCAGGTGCGCCGCGTGGACCTGGCGCGCGCGCGGGGCGCGCCCGGCGTCGCCGCCGCGCTG
This window encodes:
- a CDS encoding ABC transporter ATP-binding protein, producing MLRLDGVEAAYGLSRVLHGVTIEAREGEVVSLLGRNGAGKSTTLKAIVGLVEVSGGSISLDGRNITALPTHEISKLGIGWVPEDRRIFSDLTVEENLLVGAKGGSRWGASRVYEYFPKLGQLAGRRGGSLSGGEQQMLTVARTLMGNPRILLLDEPSEGLAPVIVQALGQQIAALKREGLTILLSEQNLKFAARLADRAYIIEKGQIRWEGAMGRLLEDEAARRAYLTV
- a CDS encoding TIGR03619 family F420-dependent LLM class oxidoreductase: MKFGLRIPSFALGPETATLAEMGAYLRRAEDLGFDSAVSIDHLLMTPPAYACTWLEPVALLSALAGVTRTIKLGTMVLVLPLRNPAYFAKEWATLDLLCGGRSILGVGVGWHEEEFALMGIPHKERGRRMDEMLELVTALWAGDNVTYAGKYYQVKNLTIDPKPVQKPHPPIWIGGGTQPFEKVYGQTVTNIDPVLKRIAKYAKTWVPHSSATADMVMGDWNKIQRFMDDFGRKPGDMTKVYSNFVYVLKKGEKPEVAAPHFKVYSGMDLPYWKEFYLLGEAEELAEKIRAKVIALGGCEQIVLNPLNWGMEQLELLAGEVLPRVAKP
- a CDS encoding amino acid synthesis family protein; this translates as MRIRKLLTVVEEIYEDGGKKAARPIKKVAAIAVIENPFAGRFVEDLQELVKTGEELGDLLGRRAVAALGAPVHSYGKAAIVGEHGEYEHAAAILHPTLGTPFRAAVGGGKAIIPSAKKLGGPGATIDVPLHFKDAAFVRTHFDAMEVRLGDAPRADEILVALVVTDGGRPHPRVGGLTVAEAKKEDGLR
- a CDS encoding amidohydrolase family protein, encoding MKTLIKNIGLMVSGDIAKPLLDGDSILIADGKIVAVGKGLDGDADTVIDAKGSAVIPGLMDSHCHPVFGDFTPRQRTMDFIESGLNGGLTTMISAGEVHLPGRPKDIVGLKALAVVAAKAYANLRPAGVKVHGGAPILELGMVEEDFAEMARHGVTLVGEIGLGSVRTGKDAAPMVRWAKRHGMTVTIHTGGPSIAGSSPISAEVVLEADPHVVGHINGGTTSMSEREIDSLVATQMALEIVHCGNGKTALHTLERAKDAKALHRIIIGNDAPSGTGVVPLGILRVIAHLASLGGLSPEAAICMATGNTARVYKLPVGVIEPGREADLCIVDAPIGSVGKTALEALKAGDLFGISMVLIDGQIKIGRSRNTPPAARAAEVVKGHGPAGGGH